A section of the Pseudovibrio sp. M1P-2-3 genome encodes:
- a CDS encoding multidrug effflux MFS transporter — MPSSRIDRITTPPHKGVGHLEFLTLIATLMALKSISIDIMLPALPVIGKDLDVHDPNNRQLLITSYLTGIALGALIFGPLSDWLGRKRILLFGLVLFAVSTFFSATAGTFEILLLARLIQGVGAASARVVSISMVRDWYSGWQMARVMSLAMTLSIIAPIFAPSLGEIILLFAPWRWIFFLLTSVAITVLLWSALRLPESLHQKKRRKPGVRSVLGAYKATLTIRITFGYMVATALLMGCLFGFINSAQQIFMNVFGLGESFPFIFGLMPLSLVVSSIINAQIVESWGLLKISHLAILCFTLVNIVTVFISSSEYITLWSFVTLQCLSFFFLGFIGANFNTLAMEPLGKIAGTGSAMLGFSTTIISAFLGAGIGHYFDGSTLPYTIGCSILSLTATIVVFITEKGCLFKT, encoded by the coding sequence ATGCCTTCTTCTAGAATTGATCGAATAACCACCCCCCCTCACAAAGGAGTTGGTCATCTCGAGTTCCTTACGCTGATTGCAACATTAATGGCACTGAAGTCCATTTCCATAGATATAATGCTGCCCGCTCTGCCTGTGATTGGAAAAGACCTTGATGTTCATGATCCAAACAATAGACAACTTCTGATTACAAGTTACCTGACGGGAATTGCTTTAGGTGCTCTCATTTTCGGGCCACTCTCTGACTGGTTGGGGCGTAAACGAATTTTGCTTTTTGGGTTGGTCCTATTTGCGGTGAGTACTTTTTTTTCCGCAACTGCAGGAACTTTCGAAATCTTGCTTCTTGCTCGTCTTATACAGGGTGTTGGCGCAGCTTCCGCTCGTGTGGTGAGCATTTCCATGGTGCGAGACTGGTATTCGGGTTGGCAAATGGCGCGTGTAATGTCTCTTGCGATGACATTATCCATCATCGCTCCTATTTTCGCCCCTAGTCTGGGGGAAATCATTTTACTCTTTGCCCCTTGGCGTTGGATCTTCTTTCTTCTCACCAGCGTTGCAATTACGGTTCTACTTTGGTCTGCTCTGCGTCTGCCAGAAAGTTTGCATCAAAAAAAACGGCGTAAACCGGGAGTTAGATCTGTACTGGGCGCATATAAAGCTACTCTCACTATTCGCATCACTTTTGGTTATATGGTTGCAACCGCTCTTTTAATGGGATGCTTGTTTGGCTTTATCAACTCGGCGCAGCAGATTTTTATGAATGTCTTTGGACTTGGGGAGAGCTTTCCATTCATATTTGGTCTTATGCCATTATCACTGGTAGTATCTTCAATTATTAACGCTCAGATTGTTGAGAGCTGGGGCTTGCTTAAAATCTCTCACTTGGCGATCTTATGTTTCACATTAGTAAATATTGTTACTGTATTTATTAGCAGTAGCGAGTACATAACTCTATGGAGTTTTGTCACTCTACAGTGCCTTTCCTTCTTCTTCTTGGGTTTCATCGGTGCAAACTTCAATACATTAGCCATGGAACCTTTAGGTAAAATTGCTGGGACCGGCTCAGCAATGCTTGGCTTCTCCACCACCATTATAAGTGCATTTCTTGGCGCGGGCATCGGCCATTACTTTGATGGCTCCACGCTACCTTACACGATTGGTTGTTCAATTTTGAGTTTAACTGCAACCATAGTGGTGTTTATTACGGAAAAGGGATGCCTGTTTAAAACATAG
- the istA gene encoding IS21 family transposase, whose translation METVAKIRRWVLVDGVSIREVSRRTGISRNTIRKYLRNDIVEPKYNLSSARPLRSLLDYEVYLKSLFEADLLRPSRERRSMRGLYEALVLQGFEGSYDTVRRYILRLKTKGGPLKGYVPLEFDAGDAVQFDWSHEVVCLGGVDQRIYVAHFRLCHSRKPFLIAYFRESQEMVLDAFNEAFAFYDGIPERVIIDNPKTMVLEIGKGKERVFHPRFQALMSHYATEPVACSPASGWEKGQVENQVKVVRGQVFCPKLSFATLEDLNAHLQLRCEALAQKDHPEDKSQTIAEVFQREHACLRSKGRAFDGYRERTARVSGTCLVQYDTTAIPFLARTALKRSRCAVMRSTLPLGHL comes from the coding sequence ATGGAAACAGTTGCTAAGATCCGTCGGTGGGTTCTGGTGGATGGGGTTTCAATTCGGGAAGTGAGCCGGAGAACCGGTATCTCTCGTAATACCATCCGCAAGTATTTACGTAATGATATCGTCGAGCCAAAGTATAATCTGAGTTCAGCGCGTCCGCTGCGCAGCTTGCTGGACTATGAAGTTTACCTCAAGTCTCTTTTTGAGGCTGACCTTTTACGCCCTTCCAGAGAGCGCCGAAGTATGCGTGGTCTTTATGAGGCCTTAGTTTTACAAGGCTTTGAAGGGTCCTATGATACGGTACGGCGGTATATTTTACGCCTCAAAACCAAAGGCGGTCCGTTAAAGGGGTATGTTCCGCTCGAGTTTGACGCTGGCGATGCGGTGCAGTTTGACTGGAGCCATGAGGTGGTGTGCCTTGGCGGGGTGGACCAACGGATATATGTGGCCCATTTCCGCCTGTGCCATTCGCGCAAACCATTTCTGATTGCTTATTTTCGTGAGTCCCAGGAGATGGTTCTGGATGCCTTTAATGAGGCTTTTGCCTTTTATGACGGGATCCCCGAGCGGGTCATTATCGACAATCCCAAAACCATGGTGCTTGAGATAGGCAAAGGTAAGGAGCGGGTGTTTCATCCCCGTTTTCAAGCACTGATGAGCCATTACGCCACAGAGCCTGTTGCCTGTAGCCCGGCCAGCGGCTGGGAAAAGGGGCAGGTTGAAAATCAGGTCAAAGTGGTGCGCGGACAAGTGTTTTGTCCCAAACTGTCGTTTGCAACGCTTGAGGACCTCAATGCCCATCTGCAACTGCGCTGTGAGGCGTTGGCGCAAAAGGACCACCCGGAAGACAAGAGCCAGACGATTGCTGAGGTTTTCCAGAGGGAGCATGCTTGTCTGCGTTCCAAAGGCCGGGCTTTCGATGGCTATCGGGAGCGGACAGCTCGTGTCAGCGGCACCTGTTTGGTCCAGTATGATACAACAGCTATTCCGTTCCTTGCGCGTACAGCTTTAAAACGGTCACGTTGCGCAGTTATGCGCAGTACATTACCATTAGGACACCTCTAA
- a CDS encoding non-ribosomal peptide synthetase produces MLERAVRDHGDRSFHFVNETRYLRKSYEDISREARHLQALLTPLALEQGRIILAVFENAEDFTPLIWGCLLGGIPVCPLTPNIADRAGWDRLIGHLTSLFDNPIIVTSTQFRDIFDRTDQIITIEDLRNKSAASIIIDTTRIHPETIAMLSLTSGSTGLPKVVTLTHGMILSSLSSVEKIRNGVYLNWLMFDHIGATLNGLLRPAYTGSEVVNTLARYIFSMPLNFWKLVSEYKITSTFVPNFILVGTVEQAQNSDFMDNIRGFDLSHLQHLDVSGEAIVSEAVKQVYQILDPVGLAKGAIVPAFGMTETCTGCIYNRMFSLDETSEFAPVGWPIDNIEMRLVPADQKSNTGELQLRGPVVFKEYYGNPLATVEAFTQDGWFKTGDLGSWSESTGLQLTGRIKDTIIVNGNNFSLKELEIALEQLAGIKSGTTAVFPTRPKGASTEELVVFFHPLADLSDKTSLAQTIAAIQKLTVLKWGFRPSIVVPVPESVLVRSSLGKIKRTDLRRRLEAGEFATLVKEALSTHHLLIGDIVAARTPDEEMVLNLFSEVMGIKKANLGIYHSFFDLGGTSIELLRLLSKIEKTFNLTTRLTPVKFIKEPTIEATARWVQSTDVVHQSYDPVVILQESGNKTPIFCVHDVLGDVLVQLHLSDFFSGERPFYGIRTRGLDPGSSPFSSMSEMVDTYTNAILQKQKTGPYIIAGYSMGAKIAFYIGQKLETFGEKTVILGIAEIIGHIHTDPPDPLETKVMPAFLLGLIHEDQAKQIQQFLQLNSDLNPMDYVFSRGNANRIKELALEKAQFENILEITMALRKCEFGYGHESNIKVERAAIFCSETEWKGSPEAMAKEFPECLELSRHPIVFFKISGSHTTVMNMENVNSIQMKIRSYLKSIYM; encoded by the coding sequence ATGCTGGAGCGTGCTGTCCGCGACCACGGTGATCGTAGCTTCCATTTTGTAAACGAGACGAGATACCTGCGGAAAAGTTATGAGGATATATCGCGGGAAGCGCGCCATTTGCAAGCTCTATTGACACCCTTAGCGTTAGAGCAGGGTCGGATAATCCTTGCCGTCTTTGAGAATGCAGAAGACTTTACACCGTTGATTTGGGGGTGTCTTTTAGGGGGGATTCCGGTTTGTCCGCTAACTCCAAATATAGCTGACAGAGCTGGGTGGGATCGGTTGATAGGGCACCTTACCAGTCTCTTTGATAATCCGATCATTGTGACGAGTACGCAGTTTCGGGATATCTTCGACAGGACGGATCAGATAATAACCATCGAAGATTTACGTAATAAGTCAGCAGCTTCTATAATAATCGATACTACGCGTATTCATCCCGAAACAATAGCAATGCTCAGCTTGACTTCGGGGTCAACCGGACTGCCAAAGGTAGTGACGCTAACGCATGGTATGATCCTGAGTTCGCTTTCTTCCGTAGAAAAGATAAGAAATGGCGTCTATCTAAATTGGCTTATGTTCGATCATATTGGAGCCACATTGAATGGTCTTTTACGCCCTGCCTATACTGGAAGTGAGGTGGTGAATACACTCGCGCGTTACATATTTTCCATGCCTTTGAACTTTTGGAAGCTGGTGAGCGAATATAAGATTACTTCAACATTTGTTCCAAATTTCATTTTGGTTGGGACAGTTGAGCAGGCACAAAATTCTGATTTTATGGATAATATACGTGGGTTTGATCTCAGCCATTTACAACATCTGGATGTCAGCGGTGAAGCCATTGTAAGTGAGGCGGTAAAGCAAGTTTATCAGATCCTTGACCCTGTGGGATTGGCTAAGGGCGCCATTGTACCTGCCTTTGGAATGACAGAAACCTGTACTGGCTGCATTTATAATCGAATGTTCTCATTGGATGAAACCTCGGAATTCGCACCCGTGGGCTGGCCAATCGACAATATCGAAATGCGACTTGTTCCAGCCGATCAAAAAAGCAACACTGGCGAACTTCAACTGCGTGGGCCTGTTGTATTTAAAGAGTATTATGGAAACCCTTTGGCCACTGTTGAAGCCTTTACACAAGATGGCTGGTTTAAAACGGGTGACTTAGGCTCCTGGAGCGAGAGCACAGGGCTTCAACTTACCGGTAGGATCAAGGATACGATCATTGTCAACGGCAATAACTTTTCACTAAAAGAACTTGAAATTGCACTGGAGCAACTAGCTGGGATAAAGTCTGGTACAACTGCCGTATTCCCCACTCGCCCGAAAGGGGCATCAACTGAAGAGCTTGTGGTGTTTTTTCACCCCTTAGCAGATCTGAGTGATAAAACCTCTTTGGCGCAAACCATAGCGGCCATTCAAAAGTTGACTGTTTTGAAATGGGGCTTCCGTCCTTCAATCGTGGTTCCTGTACCTGAGAGTGTCTTAGTCCGCTCCAGCCTTGGCAAAATCAAGCGGACAGATTTACGCCGACGTCTTGAGGCTGGAGAATTCGCCACACTCGTCAAAGAGGCATTATCAACGCACCACCTGTTAATTGGGGATATTGTTGCTGCACGCACGCCTGATGAAGAAATGGTTCTAAATCTCTTCTCAGAGGTAATGGGAATTAAGAAAGCAAATCTGGGTATTTATCATAGTTTTTTCGATCTGGGCGGGACTTCGATTGAACTTTTGCGTTTGCTATCGAAAATTGAGAAAACCTTCAATCTCACCACACGTCTAACGCCTGTTAAGTTCATCAAAGAGCCAACGATAGAAGCAACGGCGCGGTGGGTACAGAGTACAGACGTGGTGCATCAATCCTACGACCCAGTCGTAATTCTGCAGGAGAGTGGTAACAAAACACCCATATTTTGTGTCCATGATGTGCTTGGAGATGTCCTTGTCCAATTGCACCTATCTGATTTTTTTTCCGGTGAACGCCCGTTCTATGGAATTCGTACCCGAGGCCTTGACCCTGGAAGTTCCCCTTTTTCATCAATGTCGGAAATGGTGGATACATACACAAATGCCATTCTCCAAAAACAAAAAACGGGGCCTTATATAATTGCCGGTTATTCTATGGGAGCAAAGATTGCGTTTTATATAGGGCAAAAGCTCGAAACGTTTGGGGAAAAGACTGTCATTCTCGGCATTGCAGAAATAATCGGCCACATCCATACAGATCCTCCAGATCCGCTAGAAACTAAGGTCATGCCCGCATTTCTCTTAGGCCTTATTCACGAAGATCAAGCAAAGCAAATACAGCAGTTTCTTCAATTGAATTCTGATCTAAATCCCATGGACTATGTATTCTCACGTGGAAATGCTAATCGCATAAAAGAGCTTGCACTTGAAAAGGCTCAATTTGAAAACATCCTCGAAATAACTATGGCCCTCAGAAAATGTGAATTTGGTTATGGGCATGAATCTAACATAAAAGTTGAACGTGCTGCTATTTTCTGTTCAGAAACAGAATGGAAGGGGAGCCCCGAGGCTATGGCCAAAGAGTTTCCAGAATGCTTAGAACTATCACGACATCCAATAGTATTTTTTAAGATTTCAGGATCTCATACAACAGTAATGAATATGGAAAATGTAAATTCAATTCAAATGAAGATAAGATCATACCTTAAATCAATATATATGTAG
- a CDS encoding IS5 family transposase, which yields MGQLGFFDIATRYKDLDASNDPLAKIDTFVPWESFRARLESIWRQRSEGRKSKAGRKPWDAVLMFKAIILCALYNLSDDQAEYQLRDRLSFIRFLGLGLEDRVPDAKTIWMYREQLAQAGAIKALFDDFDSYLKGQGYLAMGGQIIDASIVPVPKQRNLREENATIKSGETPKDWADKTSKLRQKDTDARWTKKRGQNHFGYKNHINIDRRHKLVGRYEVSDAALHDSQTLDALLDENNTSSQVWADSAYRSAEVEQKLADKGLKSQIHRKGKRNKPLNKRQQQGNKTRSSVRIRVEHVFGAQSNDMGGTQVRSIGLIRAKAHIGLKNLSYNMRRLVQLEQNTAYSRATS from the coding sequence ATGGGGCAGCTTGGATTTTTTGATATTGCCACTCGCTATAAGGATCTCGACGCAAGCAATGATCCGCTGGCAAAGATCGATACATTCGTTCCATGGGAGAGTTTTCGCGCTCGGCTTGAAAGCATCTGGCGTCAGCGCTCAGAAGGTCGCAAGTCCAAAGCGGGGCGTAAACCCTGGGATGCGGTCTTAATGTTCAAGGCGATCATCTTGTGTGCCCTGTATAACCTGTCAGATGATCAGGCTGAATATCAGCTGCGTGATCGCTTGTCATTCATCCGCTTTTTAGGGTTGGGACTAGAGGATCGTGTTCCCGACGCCAAAACCATTTGGATGTACCGGGAGCAGCTGGCTCAGGCGGGTGCCATCAAGGCGTTGTTCGATGATTTTGACAGCTACTTGAAAGGGCAAGGGTATCTGGCCATGGGCGGCCAGATTATTGATGCTTCAATCGTTCCAGTCCCAAAGCAGCGCAACCTGCGGGAGGAAAACGCAACGATCAAGTCTGGAGAAACTCCCAAGGACTGGGCCGACAAAACCTCTAAGCTTCGCCAAAAAGATACGGATGCCCGCTGGACGAAAAAGCGAGGCCAAAACCATTTTGGCTACAAGAACCACATAAACATTGATCGTCGGCATAAGTTGGTGGGTCGGTACGAGGTGAGCGATGCAGCGCTGCATGATAGCCAAACTCTGGACGCGCTTCTGGATGAGAATAATACCTCTTCGCAAGTGTGGGCTGACAGCGCCTACCGCTCAGCTGAGGTTGAGCAAAAGCTGGCAGACAAAGGCTTGAAAAGCCAGATACACCGCAAAGGCAAGCGCAACAAGCCGCTGAACAAAAGGCAGCAGCAGGGCAATAAAACCCGCTCATCGGTCAGAATTCGTGTTGAGCATGTCTTTGGCGCTCAAAGCAATGACATGGGCGGGACACAGGTTCGATCCATCGGCTTGATCAGGGCCAAAGCCCATATTGGACTGAAAAACCTGAGCTATAACATGCGACGTCTGGTACAGCTTGAGCAAAATACTGCCTATTCCCGCGCTACATCGTAG
- a CDS encoding NAD(P)-binding domain-containing protein translates to MLDYVVIGAGPAGLQLGFFLEKAGRDYVVLERNAQAGSFFQKYPRSRRLISYNRPPVPSEDPKVQMRFDWNSLLSNCDPSAPKFRDFDKDFLPKADSFTSYLNEYSKRFQLNIKYNTNIVKVTKKDDVFLVVDEGGEHYETKCLIMASGAAPYIPEIKGVEHVTDDYSTVSMEPEEFEGQRVLIIGKGNSAFEVLNVVQNRAMVSIMVSPESLQLAWETKHSGHARSTLIAPLDAYQLKTINGILIDADISEIRHNGKELEVDIIFSHAQSSLETLLFDRIITCTGFRFDTSIFSSETQPDLVIDDRFPALTNSWESTNVEGLFFAGTLTQAIDYQKAASTFIGGYRHNAQTLFNLLEEKYHDVTLPYEVLDQEAKDIARHIANRLTRSASIFFQFDLLADILVYENGELRYYESLVIDYAIERFKSSDLIITVSFIWGSPDNNNVLSFNRVPTKEAAAESVFIHPIIRSYSQGKLYDQQHILDDLFGCYMPGAFDQCFTKSRSMTDLAQWHEHYQVDAIREVLEGSIATISCT, encoded by the coding sequence ATGCTTGACTACGTTGTTATTGGAGCTGGGCCTGCCGGTTTACAGCTTGGCTTTTTCCTTGAAAAAGCCGGTAGAGACTATGTAGTGCTGGAGCGCAACGCACAGGCAGGATCATTCTTTCAAAAATACCCACGATCTCGTCGTCTTATTTCATACAATCGCCCACCGGTTCCCTCCGAGGACCCCAAAGTCCAGATGCGCTTTGACTGGAATTCTCTGTTGTCTAATTGCGACCCCTCAGCGCCAAAATTCCGGGATTTCGATAAGGATTTTCTCCCAAAAGCTGACAGCTTTACAAGTTACCTGAATGAATATTCAAAGCGTTTTCAATTGAACATAAAGTACAATACAAACATCGTTAAAGTTACAAAGAAGGACGACGTGTTTTTGGTTGTTGATGAAGGCGGAGAACACTATGAGACTAAATGCCTGATTATGGCATCTGGCGCTGCCCCCTACATTCCAGAAATCAAGGGCGTTGAACATGTCACTGATGACTACTCGACTGTTTCAATGGAACCAGAGGAGTTTGAGGGCCAAAGAGTCTTGATTATTGGCAAGGGGAACTCTGCTTTTGAAGTTCTAAATGTTGTACAAAACAGAGCTATGGTTTCAATAATGGTGAGCCCGGAGTCACTTCAGCTAGCGTGGGAGACAAAACATAGTGGACACGCACGCTCTACGCTGATTGCCCCCTTGGATGCCTATCAGCTAAAGACAATTAACGGTATTCTGATCGATGCTGATATCTCCGAAATCAGACACAATGGCAAGGAACTGGAAGTAGATATCATATTTTCGCACGCACAAAGTTCATTGGAGACCCTTCTTTTTGACCGCATCATTACGTGCACCGGATTTCGTTTTGATACTTCAATATTTTCTAGCGAAACACAGCCCGACCTTGTGATTGATGATCGGTTTCCAGCATTGACAAATTCATGGGAGTCCACAAACGTTGAAGGCCTCTTTTTTGCAGGAACCTTAACGCAGGCAATTGACTATCAGAAGGCGGCAAGCACTTTTATCGGCGGCTACCGGCATAATGCTCAAACCCTCTTTAACCTTCTTGAAGAGAAGTACCATGATGTGACACTGCCATATGAAGTGCTGGATCAAGAAGCAAAAGACATTGCAAGGCATATTGCAAACAGGCTCACAAGATCAGCCTCAATCTTTTTCCAATTCGACTTATTAGCTGATATCTTGGTGTATGAAAATGGGGAGTTGCGGTACTACGAGTCCTTAGTGATTGACTATGCAATTGAACGCTTCAAGAGCTCCGATTTGATAATCACAGTCTCCTTCATCTGGGGATCTCCAGATAACAATAATGTCCTTTCCTTCAATCGTGTCCCAACCAAAGAAGCTGCTGCTGAGAGTGTTTTCATTCACCCTATTATTAGAAGCTATTCTCAAGGTAAACTATACGATCAACAACATATCCTTGATGATCTATTTGGGTGCTACATGCCCGGTGCCTTTGATCAGTGCTTTACAAAAAGCCGTAGCATGACTGATCTTGCCCAATGGCACGAACACTATCAAGTTGATGCGATCCGTGAGGTACTAGAAGGAAGCATAGCCACTATTTCATGCACTTAG
- a CDS encoding DNA topoisomerase yields the protein MPNLQPGTPIHRGPTDILSKMTRTPQRFTEATLLAAMEHISKFVTDAEQRQILDKTAGLGTAATRATILDAAITKGYFLRKNTVLLPTPKARGLVAVVPKALAAAGVTALWEQTLDEIGRGTTCDTQFMSDIDTWVRELTQEQLQAFRHDPDHYKATFLRTFNAYAPSFTCESCAAPLQEFWDAGVSSWLCTNSNSNCKRRYMDGTGAVHSAASTPPCPECGGATQLRQSQSNGRRRQFWGCRSYPKCSGIVPHARSRA from the coding sequence TTGCCGAATTTGCAGCCCGGCACCCCCATTCACCGAGGGCCGACGGATATCTTATCAAAAATGACCCGCACACCGCAGCGCTTCACCGAAGCGACCTTGCTGGCCGCAATGGAGCACATCTCCAAGTTTGTTACAGACGCTGAACAGCGCCAGATCCTTGATAAGACTGCCGGGTTGGGCACAGCGGCCACGCGGGCGACGATCCTCGATGCCGCCATCACTAAGGGCTATTTCTTACGCAAAAACACAGTGTTATTGCCAACCCCCAAAGCGCGTGGTTTGGTGGCGGTGGTCCCGAAGGCCCTGGCGGCCGCCGGCGTCACCGCCTTGTGGGAACAAACGCTGGATGAAATTGGCCGCGGCACCACCTGTGACACCCAATTCATGAGCGATATTGACACGTGGGTGCGGGAGTTAACCCAAGAACAATTACAGGCATTTCGCCACGATCCAGACCACTACAAGGCCACATTCTTGCGGACCTTCAATGCCTATGCACCCAGCTTCACCTGTGAGAGCTGCGCGGCGCCGTTGCAAGAGTTCTGGGACGCAGGGGTCAGTTCGTGGCTGTGTACCAATTCCAATTCCAATTGCAAGCGCCGCTATATGGACGGCACCGGCGCCGTGCACAGCGCCGCCTCAACGCCCCCGTGTCCCGAGTGCGGCGGTGCAACGCAACTGCGCCAGTCCCAGTCCAACGGCCGCCGCCGCCAGTTCTGGGGCTGTCGGAGCTATCCCAAATGTAGCGGCATCGTGCCCCATGCCCGCAGCCGAGCCTGA